A stretch of the Aggregatibacter sp. HMT-949 genome encodes the following:
- a CDS encoding YejL family protein yields MAQSSKYSDAQLSAIVNDMIAVLEKHQAPVDLSLIALGNMTSNLLATSVPQTQREALAQAFASSLINAIKTH; encoded by the coding sequence ATGGCTCAATCTTCCAAATACTCCGACGCGCAATTAAGCGCCATCGTCAACGATATGATCGCGGTGCTGGAAAAACACCAAGCGCCGGTTGACTTATCCTTAATTGCCCTCGGCAATATGACAAGTAACTTGCTCGCCACCAGCGTACCGCAAACGCAACGCGAAGCCTTGGCGCAAGCCTTTGCCAGTTCTTTAATCAATGCAATAAAAACTCACTGA